GATGCCGATGCCCCCGGCCAGCTTGTACACCATGCCCCAGAGCCCGAAGAACTCCGCCGTGCGGTGCGCCGGGGTCAGCCGCCCGACCATCGACCGCGATGCCGTCCCGATGCCGCCCAGGGCAAAACCAAGACCGTTGCCCACGACCCACAAGGGCCACTTGGGTCCGCCGTGTGGCCAGACCACCGCGATGCCGACCATGGCCAGGCAACTGACCACCCAGACGATCAGGTAGATCACCACGGTCACCTTGGCGCCCACGCGATCCTGGAACGTGCTGGTCGCGATGGCGGCAATGCCCGCCGTGACGGTAATCTGCGCCACGAACAGCACCAGGTCCACGTCGGTGAAGCCGAAGTCCCGCGCAATGATCGACGCAAAGCCGATGATCGTCTGGACGCCAAACGCGTAGACGAGGAAGGCGATCAGGAACCGCCGCAATTCGCCAAACTCGCCCGCGCCCGCCAGCGACGAGCGTACACGCCGTGCCGCCTCGCGGATCGGATCGGTCAAGTCGGACGCTGGCTGCTGGTCCTTGCGAAGGAACAACCCCGCCGGCACGATGCCAAGCAGGAACCACACCCCCGCGAACACGAAGAACGCCCGCCACGACTGCGGCTCCTTCAGCCCGGCGGCGAGCATCACGCCGAACACCACCACCAGCAGCGCCAGCGCCCCGACGTAGCCCATCGTCCACCCCAGCGCACTGATGCGGCCGATCGTCCTTCGGCTGGAGACGTCGGGCAGGAACGACGCCAGGAAGTTCTCCCCGACCTGGTAACAGATGTTCGCCGGAACGTACAGCAAAGCCGCCAGGAGCACCATGCCAGGCCCCACGAGCCCGAGCGCACACGTCAGCGTGCCGGCGATCACGCCCGTGCTCATGAGCAGCAGCTTCCGCCTGGCGCGAACGTCCCCGTAGGCGCCAATCAGCGGGCTCACCATCACCACCACGAACATCGAACCGCCGTGCATGAGCGACCACACGAACTTGCCGCGTCTCTCGGCCGCCTGCGCCTGGTCGTGGGCAGCTTGCACCTCGGGCGGAGCGTCGGCGTGGTCCAAAGAGCCCTGCTCGATCGCCTGCACGGCTTGTGTCGTCGATTCGTCAAACACCGGCTGCGGCACGACGACCCGCGTCACGTAGATGCTGAACAGCAGCGTGATAATCAGCAGCGTGAAGCTCTGATTGGCGAAATCGAACATGCCCCAAGCCCACACCTCGCGCGGGTTGGGCAGGCCATGGAACGGATTGAACTTCATTCGCCCGGGCCCAGCAGGTGCTTCTTGAAGAAGTCAACCTGGATGTTCTTGGCCTCGTGCGCGTGGCGGCCGAAGCCCAGGTGCTCCTGCGGCGCACCAGTCTCAGGCCACGTCACAAGTTCGACCAGACTCGGATCGGCGCCCCTGGCTTCATAGTGCTTCCGCAGTTGCTCGATGAATTCCCGCTGCACCGAAAAGGGCACCAACTCGTCCGCTTCGCTGTGCATCGCCATGAGCGGCAAGGGCTCGAAACCATCCAGATGCGCCATCGGGTCAACCGCTTCGACGGCCGCTTGGGAGTGATCGACCGGCCACCTTCCGCCGTTGCCTCCCTTAGGAAAGTACAGGCCTTCGAGCCACCCCGTCGTCGCCTCGACGGCCGCGCACGAGAACCCGTGTGGCTCGCACAGCCGCCGCAACGTCACCATGCCGCCGGCCGAGATCCCGCCGATGCCCAGCTTGTCGCGATCGAATACGCCGCCGTGCTCGCCATCCAGCAACGCTTCGATCGCGACGTCAACTTCCGGCTGAGCGAGCCGCAACATCTCGACGGTGCCGTCGGCGGCCTGCAGCGCCGCGTCGGGCCTGTCGCCGTGCCCGGGCAGGTCGATCGCACACACGGCAATGCCCGCCCTGATGAGCCGCAGGTACCGCCCCGAGTCAATCTCCTTGCGGCTCGTTCGCCCGTGCATCCAAAGCACGAGCGGTGCGGCCGCTTCCCAGTCTGGGTGGGCCACCAGCGCCGGAATGCTCTCGGCCAGCGTCACGCGCGTGGTGCGCTCCTCGAGCGCGCTGGCAAGCTTGAGTGCCGAGCCCGGAAACGATGCGCTCATCAGAGCACCACGGCCTGACCGGCCTGCAGCGGAGTGGCCGGGGTGTAGTCGAGCCCCGCGGCGTCCGCCCATGCCGCAGCGCCAGAGAGTTCGAGCGTGCAACCAGCCGGCACGTCGTGACCGCGCTCACGCAGCCATGCCTCGGCCCGCTTGCTCTGCATGTGCCTGGCGCTCTCCACGCTATCGACGCCGGTGGGGTTCTTCGTGGGCGCAAACTCGCGGTCGCGCTCCACCCGCAGCACCATCGACGTCTTGGCGACCGGGATGGCGTCAAAAACGAATCGCTCGAGCTTCACCGCGTTCGGCTCGCCCGGTTCGATATGTTCACCCGTCTGCACGTCGA
The sequence above is a segment of the Phycisphaerales bacterium genome. Coding sequences within it:
- a CDS encoding MFS transporter, which codes for MKFNPFHGLPNPREVWAWGMFDFANQSFTLLIITLLFSIYVTRVVVPQPVFDESTTQAVQAIEQGSLDHADAPPEVQAAHDQAQAAERRGKFVWSLMHGGSMFVVVMVSPLIGAYGDVRARRKLLLMSTGVIAGTLTCALGLVGPGMVLLAALLYVPANICYQVGENFLASFLPDVSSRRTIGRISALGWTMGYVGALALLVVVFGVMLAAGLKEPQSWRAFFVFAGVWFLLGIVPAGLFLRKDQQPASDLTDPIREAARRVRSSLAGAGEFGELRRFLIAFLVYAFGVQTIIGFASIIARDFGFTDVDLVLFVAQITVTAGIAAIATSTFQDRVGAKVTVVIYLIVWVVSCLAMVGIAVVWPHGGPKWPLWVVGNGLGFALGGIGTASRSMVGRLTPAHRTAEFFGLWGMVYKLAGGIGIVSFGLVARFLGDAWSLLLLAGFFAGGLLLTLRVSETCGVRQARKAERRFARELPADPGVAG
- a CDS encoding alpha/beta fold hydrolase, with translation MSASFPGSALKLASALEERTTRVTLAESIPALVAHPDWEAAAPLVLWMHGRTSRKEIDSGRYLRLIRAGIAVCAIDLPGHGDRPDAALQAADGTVEMLRLAQPEVDVAIEALLDGEHGGVFDRDKLGIGGISAGGMVTLRRLCEPHGFSCAAVEATTGWLEGLYFPKGGNGGRWPVDHSQAAVEAVDPMAHLDGFEPLPLMAMHSEADELVPFSVQREFIEQLRKHYEARGADPSLVELVTWPETGAPQEHLGFGRHAHEAKNIQVDFFKKHLLGPGE